AAAGTAGTCTATAAGAAGTGGAATATCTTCTCTTCTTTCCCTTAGAGGAGGTAGTTTTATAGGTAAAACATTTAGTCTATAAAATAAATCTTTTCTGAAATTGCCCTTTAAGACTTCATTTTGTAAATCCTTATTGCTAGCCGCAATTATTCTAACATCTACTACTATCTCATTCATTCCTCCTATCCTAGAAACTGTACCCTCCTCTATTACCCTAAGTAGCCTTGTTTGCATATCTAAAGGCATCTCGGCTATTTCGTCTAAAAATATTGTTCCTCCATCTGCAATTTCAAATTTCCCAGGGTGTCCATTTCTTTTGGCACCAGTAAAAGCTCCTTCCTCATATCCAAAAAGCTCTGATTCTATTAGATTCCTAGGTATGGCTCCACAGTTAATAGCTACAAAAGCTTCCTCTCTTCTATTTCCATAATTGTGTATAGATTGAGCCAATACCTCTTTACCAGTACCACTTTCACCTGTTATCAATATAGTAGATTTACTATCAGCTACTTTTTTAGCAAACTCTATTACGCTTAGTAGCTTTTCGCTGTTTCCAATTATCTTATCAAAAGTATATATGGCTTGTCTGCCCATTATTTTATTAGCTAGCCTTCTAGGCTTCTTCACTTCATTAAATACATAGATAATATCTGTTACTTCTTCATTATTATCTAATACTGAATGTGCACTTAGATTAAACTGAAGTTTATTAGTTTTTGCATTAATAAAAACTTCTTCATCAATAAATGGCTTCTTAGAGTTAATACTATCTCTCAAAGCTTGCCACCCCTTAAACAACTCTGATACCATCATTTTTTTCATTTCATCATAGCTATACCCAAACATTTTTAAAGCATGTCTATTTATGCCTTTTATATTGCCATCTAAGTCAGAGGTTATTATCCCCATGGGAATGGAGTCTATAATTGTTTCAATGTATTTTTTGGATATCATTAACTGGCTACTAAATTCTTCTATTTCAAATATTTTTTCTATTGCTTTAGTAGCTGCTACTACCATTCCAAGAGTATGTGGGTGAACAGATTCCGTATATCCTGTAAGGTCAAGACTACCTATTATTTCGCCCTTATTGTTCAAAATTGGGCTGGCAGAACAAGTCCATCTGTGATAGGCCGTTATATAATGCTCTTCTCCTGTAACCTGTACTGGCCTCTTTTCATATAATGCTAAGCTCATGGCATTTGTGCCTATATTAGCTTCATCCATAAAAGCACCAGGAATCATCTTTAAATCGAAAGCTTCCGATAGTATCTCCTCATGACCTATAACACTTAATATGCAGCCTTCTGAATCTGTAAGTATAGCAAAAAAACTCTCTCCCTTTAAAATACTATAGAGTTGATTTATTAGTGGCTCAGAAATAATTATTAGGTCTTTATTCTTTAATAATCTCTCTTGCAATTCCCCGTCACATATGATTCTATTGCTAACTCTTTGACTTCTTTTGATGCCATTTTTTTTGCTTCTTTCATGTGATGAAATTATATACTCTTTTTTAACATCTCCTGTTATAGCATTCATATCTTTCATCCTCTACCCTAAATTGCTTTATTCTCTAAGAAGCACTTCATCTCCAACTCTAACTCTTCCTCCAAGTATTACCTTTGCAAATACAACTCCATATCTAAGGGAACATGCCTCTGTCCTTTTTACAATATTGCAATCTAAAAAGCATCTTTTTCCTATAGCTGTAATTTGAAAAATACTTTCGCCTATGACGAGCTCTCGACCACAAACAAGTTTACTTGCATCTAAACCCTGTACAGTCAAATTTTCATAAAATTTTCTAACACATAATCCATCAGCCTCTATAGTCTCTATCCTGTTTCTCCCCTCAGCAGAAAACAAGGTTACTTGTCTATCTCCTGAAAATGAATGCTTATCTCCTATGAGTCCATGATTTTCTTTAAACACCCCTTCTTCAACTGACCTGAGAGTCATTTCTTTTGGGTCACATAGATATATGGCTGTTACTTTCCCAATTATAGTAGCTTGCTTAAAATCCAATTCCATAGATTTATAACACCTCAATAATGTCCCCAGGTCTAACTACTCCGCCTTTTATAACTTTAGTAAATATTCCTTCCTTTGGCATTACACACTTACCTACTTGCTGTGCAATAGCACATCCAGTATGACACTCTTTTCCTATTTGGGTTACTTCCTGAATAGTTTCCCCTATCTTCATTCTAGTTCCTACAGGTAGCTCATATAATATGATACCTTCTGTAGTTATATTTTCTGCAAAACTGCCATGGTCTAGCCCATCTATTCCAAGAGCCTTCATTTTATTAAAGCTTTCTATACCTAATAGGCTTACTTGTCTATGCCATTTTCCAGCATGTGCATCTCCCTCTAGTCCGAAGTCTTCTATGAATACTCCTTCTTTTATAGGTTTTTTTACAACTCCCTTTTTCTCACTAATATTTATATCAAGTACCTTGCCTATTTTACTCATTATGGTGCCTCCTTAGTTATTTTAAAATATCAATTAAATATCAGTTTTAAAGCTAGAGATATTTATAAACATAAAGAAATAGCTATTATCCAAATTCTTAGAAAATTTTATTAGTTAATTGCAATAATAAACTAATCCTCTTTTCTAATATATTCTCCTGACTTACCACCAGATTTTCTTATAAGCTTTATATCTCCTATTACCATGTCCTTGTCTACAGCCTTACACATGTCATATATAGTTAATGCAGCAAGAGAAACAGCAGTTAATGCCTCCATCTCTACTCCTGTTTTGCCGACAGTCTTAACTTCTGATTGAATCTCTATACTATCTTCTAGAATGTTGAAGCTTATATCTGCACCAGTTAGGAAAATATTATGACACATGGGAATAAGGTCACTTGTCTTTTTTGCTCCCATTATTCCACCAATCTGAGCTACTGAAAGAACATCACCTTTTTTTATTAGCCCATCCTTTATCATATTGATAGTTTCTTTTTTCATTTTAATATTGCCTACAGCCACTGCAACTCTCTTTGTATCATTCTTTTCGCTGACTTCCACCATATGGGCTCTACCACTTTCATTAAAATGTGTAAACTTCATCTTAGCCTCCTATTTGATACATACTATCAGTTATATACTGACCGTCCTCTAAATGATGTGCTTCTGGTTTTTGTTTAATAGCGTTTAATATGATTTTCTCTATATCTTCTCCTTGTCTTAGCTTGTCCTTTAAGTCAATTTCTTCATTTGAATGTAAACAAAGCTTTAACTTACCTTGAGATGTTAGTCTAACCCTATTACAATAGTCACAGAACTTACATGATATAGGATTTATAATACCTACTCTTCCTTTTGCACCTGGCAGCTTATAATAAACAGCAGGTGATGATGGGTCTAGTCTTTCTACACTCTTTAATGTATTTACTTTATCTAATATTACTTCGTTGGAAACAAAGTTTTCCTCAGCCCATTTTGAAGCTTCCCCTACAGGCATGAGCTCTATGAATCTTACGTCTATTTCATCTGCTCTTGTTAGATTAACAAAATCCTCTATTTCATTTACATTGAATCCACCAATTAAAACAGTATTTATTTTTATAGGAGTAAGACCTACTGATTTAGCTACATCGATACCATCTAAAACATCCTTTAGCCTTCCACCTCTAGTGATTTGAGAATATTTCTCTTCATCTAATGTATCCAAGCTTATGTTTACTCGATTAAGTCCTGCAGACTTTAAGTCTCGTGCATATTTTTTTAAGAGAATACCATTTGTAGTCATGGCTAAATCCTTTATTCCATCTAGGTTTCCTAGTTTTTCTACCAGATTAACAAACCCTTTTCTTGTAAGTGGCTCTCCACCAGTTAACCTGATTTTATTAATTCCTAATGAAACAAATACTTTAGCTATCTCATATATCTCTTCTAGTGATAGAATGTCTTTGTGTTCAACCTTACATATGCCTTTTTCAGGCATACAATATTTACATCTTAAGTTACACAAGTCTGTTACAGATATACGAAGGTAATTAATACTTCTTCCAAATGAATCCTTCATCTATTCACCTACTTTTCTTAGTCTTATGCTAATAATCATAGTGTAGCGGTATTTTAACATTAGTATAACGATAGTGTAGCAAGCATAGCAGTAGTTAAACGGTTATGTCTACAGCTTAGCTACTGTCACCTACTGGTTTATTAAAATTATCTGTCCAGTTTGCTCAAGCTCATAGCCTCCAAGTACCATAACTCTTTCTTTGAATTCATCTGATTTTATTGTTTCAATGAATTCTTTAATTCTTTCATCATTTAAGGATTCTTGTGTGACTAAAAAGTCATAATCCTCATAACCTACACTTACAAATTCTAGATCTAATGCTTTTGCAGCAGAATAAATCCCTAGGCCTGTTGTAGCAGAGCCTGTCTTCACCGCTGTAGCCACTGCCATATGTGTAGTCATTTCTCTATCATAACCTTTTATGTCAGCAGAGTCTATATTATGTTTATTGAGAAAGTAATCTAGTAGTATTCTAGTCCCTGCTCCTCTTTGTCTGTTTACAAAAACTATATCTTTTCTTAGCAAGTCTGTAAAGTCTTTTATTCTATTTTTGTTTCCTTTCTCTACAATAAAACCTTGAAGTCTTTTAACACCTTTTATGATAGCCATTTTATTTCCCGGGAAATATTTTTTTACATAGCTTATATTATACTCTCCAGTATTCACATCAAGTAGATGAATTGGTGCTATATGACATTCCCCTCTTCTCATGGCCAATATTCCACCCATGCTTCCTACATGTCCTGAAACAAGCCTGATCATATCTGCAATTATATCCATAATCAAATCATGACTTCCTATAGAAACTAAAGTTTCTTTAATATTACTTAAAGGCTTTAGTAGTTTAACATCAACTTCATCTCCAGCTTCTATGCCTTCAAGATTACGAGGGATTACAGCGATGCCATCAGCCTTAACTAAGCTCATAGTGACACCTGCTCCTCCTGGTAGTGGAGTGGCCACTAGCTTATTATTTACATACCCTAAGTTTACCCTAATTAATTCTCTATTTTTTAATGAGGAAACTATTCTCTTTGATACAGTTGCTTTGACTATTTCTTCTTTTTCTTCTTCAAGCCCTATATGTTTTAATATTAAAGGCTTAACAAATGTATCAAAGACTAAATAAGCAGAAACTGGATATCCTGGGATTCCTATGACAGGTTTGCCTTTAACTACTCCAAGAATTGTAGGCTTACCTGGTTTAAGGGCGATTCCATGAACTATTACTTCTCCAATTTCCTCTATTATCTTTACAGTATAGTCCTTCGTTCCTGCAGATGAGCCTGCATTTACTAATAATATATCATTCTCCTCTATTCCTTTAAGTATTGAATTCTTAAGAAGCTCATATTCATCTTCTACTGGTCCATATCTATTTGGAGTTCCACCATACTCTAATATTAATCCTTCAAAAACTCTAGAGTTAGAATCTAGTATTTTACCTATGGTCAAACTATTAATATCGTCTATTATCTCTGTTCCTGTTGGTATAATTCCAACCCTCGGTCTTTTATACACCTTTAAGGTTTGAATTCCACCTGATATAAGAGCTCCTATGTCTATAGGTCTTATTTTATGTCTTGATGGTATTATCATTTCTGTAGCTACTATATCTTCTCCTATAGGTCTTATATGCTGCCAAGGGTGAGCCGCTTTAAGAATCTGAACCTTACTGTCACCTAATTCTATTACATCCTCTATCATAATAACTGCATCAAATGGTTCAGTTACTGGATTGCCTGTATTTATATAAATAAAGTCTTTATTTAGCTCTAACACTTTAGGATTTACATCACTAGCTCCCTCTGTGTCTTTAGATTTTACTAATATTCCGTCCATTGCTGCTGCATTATAATGTGGAGATGAGGTTTTTGCATAAATTGCTTCATAAGTTATTCTTCCTAAAGCTTCTAGAACTTGAATTTCTTCGTGTTCAAATTCTTTAGCTAGCCTTTCATAATATAGTCTTCTGGCTTCATCAACATCTGTATTACCTATATAAATACTTCTATCTTCCTTTTTCAATAGTCTCCCTCGCTTTCTATCATTCTACCTTAACTCGAAACATAATAGAAATATTAAGCGAACTTCAGATTAAATCTACAACTCTTAGCGAGTGTAGATTTATAATCCATTAAGTATCTACGCTTATGTTTCTTAGCATTTCTTTATCTAGCAAACTATAAGAAATATACCTCTCTTATCTCTCCTTTTAATATCCCTTCTTCATGTGGCTTTAGTACAATATATCCATCTGATTTAGAAAGTAATGTAATCATTCCCGACTTCCCAAAAGTTGGTATTGCATATGTTTTTCCTTCTCTTTCTACCACATTGACCAATTGATATGTTTCTTTTCCTGGTGATGAGGGAAAATTGAAATCAAGTATTGCAGTAGTTTTGCTAACTTTATCTTTTATATTCAATAAATTTCTTATGAAATACTCTATAAATACCTTGAAAACAATTATTGAAGAAACAGGATGTCCCGGCAGTCCAAATATTGCTTTCCCTTTTCCTTCTCCTATAATTGTAGGCTTTCCTGGTTTTATAGATACTCCGTGCACAAAAACACCTTTACCGTCAAATGAATTTATTACCTTGCTAGTATAATCTCTAGTTCCTACTGAGCTTCCCCCAGAAATTATTACTATGTCTGAGACATCAAGTGCCTTTTCCACACTTCCTCTTAACAGTTCAAAGTCATCTCTCACAATGGACCTACCAGCAACCTTACCACCTAACTTCGTAATCAAAGAATGAAGTGCATAGCTATTTATATCTCTCACTTTTCCCATAGTGAGTTCTTCCTCTAAGTCTACTATTTCGTCACCAGTTGAAATTATAAAAAATCTAGGCTTTTTATATACCTTTATATTTGATACACCAAGGGCTGCTAAAACTCCTATATCTTGAGAAGATAATCTTTTTCCCTTTTCAATTATTCTCTCTCCTATTTTTATGTCATCACCTTTTAATATAACATTCTCACCAACTGATAGAGGTCTATATACCATTAAGGTTGAGTCATCAAGTTTTTCTGCATATTCAATCATTATTACTGCATCTGAGCCTTCTGGTACCATACCGCCTGTAGGCACATAAATAGCCTCACCGTTGGATAACTTTATATTTGTTTCTTCACCCATTCTAATTTCTCCTAAAAGAGTTAAGAAGCTTGGAATAGATTCACTTGCTCCATGGGTGTCAGAGCTCTTAACTGCATATCCATCTACTGTTGAACGGTTGAACTCAGGTACATTTTCTTTAGCTACTATATCCTCAGCAAGTATTCTATCTGTTGCTTCTAGTATATTAATCTCTTCTATTTCAATACTATACTCGTTAAAAGCCTCTAGCATCATTTTCCTTCCAGCTTCAACTGAAACTACATTGAAAAAGTCCATTCTAATAGGTCACCCTTCCCTTTTCAAGATAAATAATATTGTCACATATTCTATTTGACTGCTCTAGATTATGTGTAACAATTATAACCGTTGCTCCTGTTTCCCGATTAAAGTTTAATATTTCTCTTTCTAAAACCTTAATGGATTCTGGATCTATATTTGATGTAGGCTCATCTAGTAATAAAAGCTCAGGTTCAAACACTAGTGCCCTTGCCAAAGATACTTTTTGTGATTCTCCTCCAGAAAGTAAATGTGCCTTTTTATCTCTAAGTCCTTCAATCCCTAACCTACTGATTACTTTATTGACTCTGTTTTTTATATCTTCTTTATTAAATTTTCTAATTTTTAAAGGATATTCAATGTTTAGATAAACTTTTCTTTTAAAAAGATAGGGTTTTTGTGAAACTAATGTCATCCTGTCATATGGTTTCGAATTAATGACTGATTGGTCATACGATACTGTACCCGTATATTCATCATCCAGTCCTGCGATTATGTTAAGCAATGTACTTTTACCAGAGCCATTAGGACCAATTATCCCTGTTATTTTTCCTTTTTCTATTTCTAGCTTTTCTATATCTAGTACTAGTTTATCATTGTAATATTTTTTTATATTATTTATAGATACTTTCAAATTAATCCTCTCCTTGATAGGAGTATATTATGCTATTTACCCCAAAAGAAATTATTAAAAGCACAATTCCTAAAGCTATTGCCATAGGATAATCTCCCATAGAATTCATCATTGAAATAGTTGTTGTAATAACTCTTGTATGGTTTTTTATATTTCCTCCAACTATCATAACTGCTCCAACCTCAGATATGGCTCTTGAAAAAGCTGTTGCAATATTAACTAAGATATCTACTTTTAGTTCTTTTATTATAAGTATTATTATATCAAGCTTCCCTGCACCTAAAGTTTTTCCTACCTTTTCAATAGTCTTTCCACGGTTTTTTGAAAGACTGTATGTTAGCCCAATTATTAGAGGAGTTACTAATAATGTTTGAGCAATTATCATAGCTGTAGGAGTATATAGTAAGTCAAGAAATCCTAATGGCCCCTTTCTTGAAAGTAATATAGCAACTACCAATCCCACTATTACTGAAGGAACACTCATCATTGTGTATACTAATCTTGAAAATAGGCGTTTACCTTTAAACTCCTTTATTCCTAAATAAATACCTAAGGGTATAGATATTATTGAAGAAAGAATAGTAGATAAAGAGGATACAAATAATGATAATAATATTATCTTATATACTTCTTTATCTAAACTTATTAGTAAGTATCCTGCTTCTTTAAAACCATTTAAAATATAGTCCATTTAATTCTCCCCTTTGTAAAAATCCTAGCATAGCATTGTTTGCTACATACCATTGCACTTTCCTTGAGCTATGCAGTTCCGACTCTAAGCTAGGCAAGCATGAATCCCTAAAATAATTATTATAGAAAAATAGCCGCATGCTGCCAGTGAGGCTAAGCATGCAGCTAGTATAACTTCTTATAGCTCTTAATTATACTACTTGAGTAAATAACTTTTATATTATTTTAGCTTATAATATATGATTTCAATTTTTACTTTCCATTAGGTACGAATAATGGCATTCCATACTTATCTACACCAAATTCACCTATTAGTTTTTGTCCTTTTTCAGACAACATCCAATCCATAAATGCTTTTGCTCCCTCAGCATTTATTTTATCACTTTTTTCTGGGTTTACTGGTATTATACCATATTGATTAAATAAATTCTCGTCTTTTTCTATTATTATATCAAGATCTAATGTATCTCTTAAGCTAAGATAAGTTGCTCTATCTGTTAATGTATAACCTTGTTTTTCTGAAGCTATTTTCAATACATCGCCCATTCCACTACCTGCTGATAAGTACCAATCTCCTTGTGGTTCTATGCCAGCTGTTTTCCATATTTCTAATTCTTTCTTATGAGTACCTGAATCGTCACCTCTTGAAACAAATTTAGCTTGGTTTTCAGAGATAGTAGTTAAACCTGTAAGAATATCATTTGGTGAATTTTCCTTTAACTTTAGAGGATCGTCTTTTGGTCCAACTAGTATAAAATCATTATACATTACATCATGTCTTTCAGTACCATGACCTTCTTTAACAAACTCTTCTTCTGATGCTTTAGCATGTACAAGTAGTATATCTGCATCTCCATCTTTCCCCATTTGAAGAGCTTTACCAGTTCCTACTGCTATAACCTTAACTTCTATACCTGTATCTTCAGTAAATTTAGGAAGCAAATAATCTAAAAGTTTACTATCTTGTGTACTAGTAGTTGTAGAAAGTATAATACTTCCACCTAATTTTTCTTCGTTATCATTTCTATTGCCATTAGATTGATCTACGGAATTTTCAGGTTGATCTGTAGATTTAGGTGTACATCCAACTAATAAAGAAAATACAAGTAAGATACTTAAAGAAATTAACAAAAACTTTTTCATGAGTATTTTTTCCTCCTTTTATTATGTAGTTTTTTTAACCGCAATTTCCGAATGCAAATTTATTTGTGACTACCCTCCATAAATTCGGTGATTGGGATATTTGACCTGCTAATCACTTCCTGATAAAAGAATTCAACAAGTAGGGATAAGTCGTTTACCGCAATCTCATAATTTAAATTTATTGGCTCGCTATCACTCGCATAAATTTGATTCTCCTTGCGTTTGACCTACCTACGATTCTTTTAAAAAGGCATTCAAATCAATCGAGTTAGGTCATTAGCAGTCAAATAACTAAATCTGCTAACTCCCTTCGGTCGTTCAAACTTGGTGCTTGATACATTTGACCTACCAGCAATTTCTCGATTAAAGCATTCGAAAAGTTAGGTTAGATCATAAAAAAAGACAGTCCCAAAAAGGACTGTTTTAAACTAGTGGCAAAACATTAAATTTTACCAACAGGTTAAAACTTTCCTTTCCAAATACGGGAGGCACAAGAATTTCTCCTTATACCCATCGGCTAGACTTCATGGTCAACATTGACTTTAGAAGTTTAAGCTCGGAAAATTTGAGTAGATATTCATTTTTTCTCCTCTGGCAAAGCCTATGAGGGTTATATTTAATTCTCTTGCTAATTCTACTGCAAGACTAGTAGGAGCTGCTCTAGATACTAGTATAGGAATTTCTCTTTTTGCAGTCTTTATAAGCATTTCAGACGATATCCTTCCACTAACTAGAAGTATCTTGTCTGTTAAGGGGATATCCTCCACTAATGCTCTTCCTAGTACCTTATCTAATGCATTATGTCTTCCTATGTCTTCTTCAAAGATAAGTATATCATTAAAGCTACATAGGGCACAACTATGAACCCCTCCTGTATTTAAAAAAAGCTCTGAGTTTTTACTAAAGGCTTTTACAAGGTTCTTTATTTCATCTAAGGTTATAGTTAAGTAATTATTTATCTTCTTAGACTTAAAGGAATCTAATACATTATAAAACAGTGTACCCTTACCACAGCCTGATGTAATAGTTCTTTTCCCATACAGTTTTTCTATTAATGAGCTTTTATTTTTTAACTCAACATAAGAAAGACCTTTTTCTTCGTCTATTTTTAGATTAACAATGTCTGAAGTAGAACTTATAAAACCTTCTGAATAAAGAAAACCTACAGTCAAATATTTAAGAGATTTTGGACTACATAGTAGTGTTATAAATTCTTCATCATTTATAAATATAGTAAAAGGATATTCTGAAACTACTATGTCTTCTTCTTTTAATATATTGTCACCCTTCACTCTTATTATATCTACTTTTTTTGTATCATTCATAGGATTTACCTCTTTATTCATTAGCAATTTTAATCAAATAGTTATTTAAGTCTTCCTTTGTATTGAGATTCAAAAACATATCCCAATTAGGACTAAACCTTCTAGCCTCTTCTTCACTTATATAGTATACATCCACCTTCTCTAATAGTGAATTAATAGATCTATTACCACTAAAAAGATGCTTCTCTATTTCAATTTTGAGTTTTTTAGAATAAAAAGCATTAAAAGGCTCTATCCAACTACCAAATCTAGTAATACAAGCAGAAGTATCTATGCATCTAATACTATTCTTCATATATCTTATATAATCAAAATTTATATTAGGCATGTCACATGCTAGAAAGTAGGAAAATTCATTTGAAGCCATGGTTAATCCTGCATGTATGCCGCTTAACGGGCCTCTTCCGACTATTATGTCACTAATTATCTTATCCCCAAGCCCCTTATAGCACTCAGGTCTATTAGTTACTATAATAATCTCATCAAACTCCTGGTTGAGTTTCATTATGAGACTATCCATAAGTCTTCTTTCATTAATTTTCAGTAGTTGCTTATCAAAGCCCATTCTAGAACTTTTACCACCTGCTAGTATGACAGCAGTACCAAACTTCTTCATATATATCACCTATCTAGCACATTCACCTGTTTTACCTGTTAATATCTCAAGACCATGATGTATACTATCAATAATATATTCTAAAGATTCTCTTACAGCCTTTGGACTTCCAGGCAAATTAACTATAAGTGTCTCTTTTCGTATTCCTGATGCTGCCCTTGATAGCATAGCTCTTGGTGTAATACTCAAACTATAGTATCTAATGGCTTCTGATATTCCTGGAGCCATTCTATCACATACCTTAATAGTTGCTTCTGGAGTTACATCTCTTTTACTAAATCCAGTACCACCTGTAGTTAATATTAAATCTAGCTTCAGTTCATCTGACATATGAACCATTTCTCTTGATATACTGTCCTCATCGTCTGGAAGAATAACATACCTCTCAACAGTATACCCCTTTTTCTCCAAAATATCAGAAATAACCTTACCACTTAAATCTTCTCTTTCACCTTTTGAGCCTTTATCACTGGCTGTAATTATTCCAACTCTAAACATTTTTATCCTCCCCAAGGAAGATTCATATATTCCTTCATTCTTCTGTCATATTCAGATTTGAATAATCTTTCATGACCATCTTCCCACTCAGCTAATTTATTGAATAAAGTTTTTGCTACTTCATCGTCAGCACTTTCTGCTGCTTTTCTATAGAATTCCGCATAATCTCTTTCAATTAAATAAGCCATCCTTAGCACAGTTAAATCTGGAATATCAGATTCCATTAAAGTCTCAGCTATATGTTCAGACTTTTCTCTAGACTCAAAAATATTTTTTTCATCTCTATTAAAGCCCTCTGACTTAATATTAAATGAGTCTGTTTCAAGATATTCCTCTAATTGTTCTTTTATGAAGTTGTAGTGCTCCATTTCTACATCTGCTAAATCTAAAAATAGCTTTCTTGTAGTTGGATTATTAAACTTTTCTGCTTTTTCTTTGAAAAAATTATATCCATCAAGCTCCATTTGCATAGCATATTTCATTATTTGCTCATACTTTTTCATAGACATCTCAGCTCCCTATCTTTTGAATTTTAACAGCAGCCACTTTAAGCTCTGGTATTTTTGCTATTGAATCTAGTTTACTATTAGTTAGGTAGTTAGCAGCACCTTCAGCAAAGTGGAATGGCATAAATAGTACATTTTCTTCTATTATATCAGTTACCTTTGCTGTTGTAGTTATTTCTCCACGTCTTGAAGCTAACTTTACCTTTTCTCCGTGAGATATTCCAAGCTTAATAGCTGTCGCTTCATTTATTTCAACATAGGATTCAGGAGCTATTCTATTTAGTCCTTCTACTTTACCTGTCATAGTTCTAGTATGATAGTGATACAATATTCTTCCTGTCGTAAAGATAAATGGATACTCTGAGTCAGGAGTTTCAGCACTTACTGTATAATCTATTGGCATAAATAAGCCTTTACCTCTTGCAATAGAAGCCTTATGAAGATATTTTGTACCAGGATGCTCTTTGTCTGGACACGGCCACTGAATGCCAACTTTCTCTAATCTATCATAGCTAATACCCGCATATGATGGAGTTACACTAGCTATTTCATCCATTATTTCTGACGGATGGCCATATTTCTTATTATATCCTAGTTTATTCATTATCTCCATAATTATTTGCCAATCTGGTTTAGATTCTCCAACAGGATTTATTGCTTTTCTAATTCTTTGAACTCTTCTCTCAGTATTAGAAAACGTTCCGTCCTTCTCTGCAAATGATGCGGCAGGAAGTACTACGTCAGCAAGCTCTGCAGTTTCAGTTAGGAATATGTCCTGAACTACTAGAAAATCAACATTATTTAGAGCTTTTCTTACATGGTTTATATCTGGATCAGAAACCATTGGATTTTCTCCCATTATATATAGAAATTTAATGTTTCCATGCTCTGCCCCATCTAAAATTTCAGGTATAGTTAAACCAATTTTATTTGAAAGTTTAGCATCCCATGCTTTTTCGAACTTTTCTATTACTTCTGGCTTGAATACCTTTTGGTATCCTGGTAAATCTGATGGTAATCCACCCATATCACAAGCACCTTGAACATTGTTTTGTCC
The Proteiniborus sp. DW1 DNA segment above includes these coding regions:
- the fdhD gene encoding formate dehydrogenase accessory sulfurtransferase FdhD; amino-acid sequence: MNDTKKVDIIRVKGDNILKEEDIVVSEYPFTIFINDEEFITLLCSPKSLKYLTVGFLYSEGFISSTSDIVNLKIDEEKGLSYVELKNKSSLIEKLYGKRTITSGCGKGTLFYNVLDSFKSKKINNYLTITLDEIKNLVKAFSKNSELFLNTGGVHSCALCSFNDILIFEEDIGRHNALDKVLGRALVEDIPLTDKILLVSGRISSEMLIKTAKREIPILVSRAAPTSLAVELARELNITLIGFARGEKMNIYSNFPSLNF
- a CDS encoding molybdenum cofactor guanylyltransferase — its product is MKKFGTAVILAGGKSSRMGFDKQLLKINERRLMDSLIMKLNQEFDEIIIVTNRPECYKGLGDKIISDIIVGRGPLSGIHAGLTMASNEFSYFLACDMPNINFDYIRYMKNSIRCIDTSACITRFGSWIEPFNAFYSKKLKIEIEKHLFSGNRSINSLLEKVDVYYISEEEARRFSPNWDMFLNLNTKEDLNNYLIKIANE
- a CDS encoding MogA/MoaB family molybdenum cofactor biosynthesis protein, which gives rise to MFRVGIITASDKGSKGEREDLSGKVISDILEKKGYTVERYVILPDDEDSISREMVHMSDELKLDLILTTGGTGFSKRDVTPEATIKVCDRMAPGISEAIRYYSLSITPRAMLSRAASGIRKETLIVNLPGSPKAVRESLEYIIDSIHHGLEILTGKTGECAR
- a CDS encoding ferritin family protein: MKKYEQIMKYAMQMELDGYNFFKEKAEKFNNPTTRKLFLDLADVEMEHYNFIKEQLEEYLETDSFNIKSEGFNRDEKNIFESREKSEHIAETLMESDIPDLTVLRMAYLIERDYAEFYRKAAESADDEVAKTLFNKLAEWEDGHERLFKSEYDRRMKEYMNLPWGG